A window of Rhipicephalus microplus isolate Deutch F79 chromosome X, USDA_Rmic, whole genome shotgun sequence genomic DNA:
CTTTTGAAGGTGTCAATAGCGCGTCCACGCAAATTTTACAATTTGTGTAAAATACCTTTCAAGGTGTTCTCGCTGCATGATATGCACATGTTCGTGGGAATGGATCCCACAGGCTATCTCGGCTGCTAAATTTTGTGTCTGTACCCTTTAACTTCTTTCCCGACCATTGACGAGTGTAGTCGAGATTTTCTAACAGTGACCGATGACCACTATAGTCATCGGTCATTTAATTTGTTTGAAAATTTCATGACTACACCCAAGAATTAGGCATGACCGAAATAATACTCACTATACTTGCCACATTTTTGTTTGTTGACGCTAGATGGCCGCACATCTAAGACATTTGTGTCCCAGCTTtaatttattgcttttttttcattctattttCTCTCAGTGAAGCCACCTTTCATTTATCATTTTTCACACGATTAGTGAATCAATGCTATTGAATTGAAAGACTGGTACCTTCATTTACAAATAAGAAATCTTTACAAATTgagcaaaatttttttttaatgatccTTGCAAGTTTGTTTTTTCTGTCGTGAAAGGGTTAAATTGACGGCCGTCCACTTAGTAATTACCGCCTTACCCTACTTCTTTGTACCACTTGCTCAAACAGTGAATGTCGGTACTGCTTCATGTCTTGATAATAGGCTACAAACGACAACGCAGCCTTGTTATCAAGGGGGATAAGGGTCTTAAAAAGTTTATTTGTTCTATTGTCAAGAAAATTGCCATGCATGTGTATCGCTGAACGGAGATTTAAAATGTGGAAGCAGATTTCAAATATCTCATTTAGAAAAGAAGTAATGACAAATTTTCACAATATAATTTGGTAATTTCTTATGGGTGATTATGGTAACTTGCAATAAAAAAGTTAGTTTTCAAAACTTCATAGTTCCTCTACAAGGTTCATCCCACAAACTAAAGCGAACTAGACGTTGAAACGGCTATTCAGAAATCGGGAATTCAGGATCAGGAATAATATTTAAACATGGAAGTTAAAAATGAGCTTCCAGTAATCGGCTGGTATTTATCATATGGTTACATTTCTATCAAggttgagagagaaagaaaagctttcacttgcagttcaaGTGCTGTGGAATAGAGTGGAGCCAATTTTGTTTAAATATCTTCATAGAAAATTTCTCAAAATTTTCGTAAGGCAGGTCCACTCCAAATAACAATGCCAAAAAAGTTAGGTTTCAAGTTTTAAAAACATTTTTAATTTCGTCTATCGAGCTTTTACCAAAAAGAAATGGTTTTCTGCCATAATAAAAGATTTTGCCAAAACATAATTTGGACTATAATTACCACAAATCGCAATTTCCGAAAGTCCAAATTTGTcatggccctgcaacactttttgagcatgatcgggaaacgctgctgatcggtggtAGAGACTCCCGAGAATACTCAAGCataatattatagcgcagcacggcACCTGGAATTCACATAAATTCTCAGTCAGCTAAAGATCACTTTCTTCTCTCTAGAGTTGACAAAAGAAGGTAAAAATCACTTGTCAAACCTGTTCTACATCATTGGCTTAATTGAACCAGGCATGTTTTGTCGTTGCAGAGATCATTGTCGGAGGCCaaaacttgtccacgcgtgcgcatgcGATTGCACTGAAAAAGCTGCGTATTCGGGGGAGAAAAAAGTGCTCTAGGTCAGGAGGCTTGTGTGACTTGGGTATTTTCTCTACTCGTGTCAtgtctccctgcttagcttccagcgcttttatCGGGAGGAGAGAAGAGAGCATGCAATTGCAACGTGCatcaaatctttgcaactccgctcgtactggacagattgaTTCTAAAAATCTTTGCGGTGATGTTTTTGTGAGACAATAAGCTTTTTTAATGAACTCCTTAGATGGCTACTTgaaaagtgttgtagggcccctttaataaTCAATTCTCTGTTTAGCACGCTTCTGTTCTTTCAAAATTTTACACTTCATTGGTCACACCTATGCTTGTTTCCACTATTCTACATTTTTTTCACACAGGATTTTGCGAAGACTTGACGTACAGAACGCGGAAATGCAAATATTTTACTTTACTCTTTAGAGGTTGCATTGTAACAGTGGTGCGTGCTGTGGACACTTGCGACTGCTAACTACTGCAGTGGTGTCTTGTCCACGTTTACGTTGGCGCAGGTGTCCCATGAGTGGCACTCCTTCTGGAGCACCTCCGCGGTCACAGGGCGTCACTCTGAGCTCCGACTTGGAACGCATGCTGGAGGAAGCAGCGGTGGTGCCGTCCAAAGCTTCAGGCATTCAAGAGGTGGATGTTGACTCCATTCTGGCGGAACCGTCCGTTCAGCTGCCTCACCGCAGGCAAGCCCACTTATCGAACCACTTGCATCTTTTGTCGTTGCATCTTGGATCTTTCGCATTTGTAACCAGGCTGGCATTGCCACCTTGTTCTCTGTTACTGTAAAAGCTCAATATTTCGGGTTTCATGGAACTGGAATAAACTTTCCAAGTACATCATCGGTGAATTGTCTACGCGATAaggaagcaaaaaaagcataCTAAATCAATACACTTTCATTTTCTTGAGGATTATCTTCTACTCTTAAAGTTCATAATAACAAAGTTACATGTTTCACGAAAATAAATTTGTTATATCTGGAAATTCGTTCCTAAAAGTATATTCCTACTGCTATATCTATTTTAATACtgttcttcatttacttcgttatagtAACATTTACTTTGTTTTAATGACCGATATTTCATTATGTTCTGGCTTGTtaccgaggtttgagtgtatatctaGCACCTATTTTGAAATTTAGTTATGTAGGCTGTAATTTTCTTCATTTGCAACATCACAATGATACCTCACTCTTGAGCCGAAACGTGCTCTGAATTCATGCCTTATTACGTATCAGTAATGGGATCATAGGCTCCTTTCAGAAAGCCTGCAGCTGTTTCAGTTGTCTGGAATGCTGTTTTTGTTCCTTTGCGTCTCACAATAGCAGTGCTTCGCAGGTGGAAAATGCACGTCGACGCGTGTTTATGTGACGCATGTTTATCTCTGCTCTAGCTCGGCTGCGGTTTTTATCAGGACAGGCGTGAGTGGGGACCACGGTGTTAAAGCCAGGCGATGGATGCGTGCCTCGCAGCGTTACTTTTAGTATGGATGAATCCTACAAGTGTGGCTGAGGCTTGGGTTAAGGTGCCAACATCTAGGCGTGTTGGAGCGTTGACAAAATTGCACTtgcatcagaaatgcggccgaaTGGGATAGGTGCGCAGCAATGGTGCATTGCAAGAGTTAATGACATaggccacggtcatgatgcattgCTTCACTTTGCCACTCCCAGAGGCCACGACACCCCGTCGAAAAAGAGTGCTGTCGGAGAAAAGTGGTGTATATAAAAGGTGCGATTATAAAGCCTCGGCAGTGTGTGACCATGGCACCGTGGATAGCTTGCCTGGAATATGTTGTGACTGAAGGAGAGATTGTGGGTAGGACTCCTGCTGATAGAACTTTTTTTTCCATCATTTCCGGGACAGAAGTAAGTCACTGCAGCCTTAGAGGCATAAaaaactttcgtgttaaaaaatatATCTGCAAAACTTCTTCACCTTTTCATAAatgcctccctgggcgccgccatagtcctccttgggctgtgcgaattggcgcgtcccctcgaaaatgcactgacaacgctgcacccttagcctttgtactcccgcgcacagctcATCATTACAGTGGGACAGTCTTTTTCACTGCTTATTCGAGATGGCTTTCTGGTTGTCGCAAGAATGTTTCACATTGTTTCTTTTTTGGAGAAATCCCTCAGGCTCCTGAAGTTTAGTCGagagttgtggagattttagttccATTTGGTCATAAttctttttattgacaatgtACCAAACCAACCAATTAAGAACTTTCAGTTCAATTTGTAAATTTTTAAGTTGGGGAGATTTCACTGTACAACGTTCTACTAAAAGATTTAAACACTGACCTATTTACACAGCAGGCTCAGTAGCTCATTAGCGCAGACTGTGCTGACAAGTTTTTCGTATTGTGTACTAGTATGAAAGAGTGGCCTGTAATATTAATGCAATATGTCCAATCTTCACTGCGAGCTGATTCTTGTAGCTTTAGATATCTAAGACCACTCGCTCATTCAGTTACCCTGCTCTTTATTGATATGTAGATGTGCATTATAAAGttcagcaaaaagattgtttgaTATAGTAAATGCACCTTGCTCTGAGCAGTAGCCTAATAGTGTTTCTTAATCTGATATGAAATATGGGTGCACTGTACAGTGTGTAGCTTGCTTGGTGGCTGTGTGGGGACCGGAAAGAATGCGTGGACGACACGAGTGCAATATTCCCGATACTACAGGAACCCACACAAAGGGGGAGAGAATGCATGACAGCATGAAGAATTGTGCCTCTGTTCGACAGGATAAAGTGGGACCGGATGAGTGTGTTTTGGGCTTTGTGCTTTCTCCTGAAGTTTTCTGTTCTTGCTAAATAAATTCTAATTgaaattattcatttattatGTTCGTGCTAGTATATATTCACTTTGCTCTTCTCAGCctccgcagatgttgcattgcTGTGGTTGTTTCACTTCACAAGTGCCCTCAACTCTTCCTCAATTCGCTCGTTCTTTTACAGATGTCTCAAGAAAAGTGCCAGCCCCCCCAGCCATGCCCGCAGGCTGCCCCTCGACACTGATTCCCTGGGCCTCATATCGCGGTTTTCGTCGCAGGAGATTCCCGTTGTGCTCGTGGGATTGGAAGAGGTACGCTGCATGTAACATTGCTCATCAAAGTGCTTTGTTTCCGCTATTGATAGTGTGTCTACAACAGTATGTTATCAGATTAAAAAAACTACTCTGCCTGAAATAATCCTGCCAACAGTTCCCCAGCTAACATTGACTGCCTTTCGATTAAGTGACCTCTACTGTACAGAGGGCATACATGTATCAAGTCTGAATGCATTGCACAAAGGTGAAATGCTCAATTCTCATCACGTGCAACATTATGGCTGGTAGTGCATCAAATCTTAATCTTTCAGCCTGGGCTTGTAAAAAGGGTCCTGTAATACATTTTCACCATGATCAGAAAACACTAGTCGACACCAATGAAAACACAATAGCCAAACATTGCATTATAGCACACCAAGCAGCATTTCGCAATTCATTTTTAGTCAACTATAAATTGTTCTCTCTCCTTTCTGCAAACAATGCCATATGACTGCGCAGTGTCCCCAACTGCACGACCAGCAGCCGATTTGAGCAGCGTGAACTTCATAGTCACTAAAGCGGCCACATGCCTGCCCGTGCAATTCCACTGCAAGAATGCTGTGCATTCAGATCATGACAGCCATGCAacatcattttgtttttttttcatactattCCTCCCATTTAGCAACAGGTAGTTGTCTTGAAAATGTGTCATTATTTCAATAACAGCTCACACTTTCCCTTTGCCATTGTAACTTACAAGGTAATTTTTTTGTTGCAGATATTGAGTGAACCCCTGCATGTTGCTGAGGCGAGGTATCAGCAGATGATACAGCGATCAGAAGAAATGAGAAAAACAGCATTGCAGATAATCGCCGACTTTTGGAATCGTGATAAAAGTCAGGAGGACTCGGAATgctgagcagcagcgcagtcgagTTCTTATTTAGCAGACAGCGGACAGTTTCTTCTGCAGCacgcatttttttatttatttatttattttaccctcaggatacacagtacatttcagagggaaagggcatgcacaacaataaaacacaaggaatacaaagcaaatggcGTAAAAATGTTGTCACTTATTGGGGTACAAAGATTATTACTCCTAACAACTCACATCATAATAAAGTAAATGataacactaattttatttttattacatggtgAAGGCACAAAGCAATACAAATAAACTGTTCAACAAACATACAGGGAATAATTAGGTAATCATTGTTTTAAGGACATTCTTGAATTGAATGGGttcattgatgcttgttattgatgcaggcagggaatttcattcattacaagttcttgggagatgtgattgggcatatgttactgcgttgcaatgggggactgtgactttttgttggtgattacggcgacgagaaatgaagggagcagcttggattaaatgggaacggagtttcggattatgatagaatattttatgaaacaggcaaatgcgagtgcgctttcggcgggtaactagtgggatgaggtttagagatgtcttcatttgagtgacactagctgaacgatggtagttagccaaaatgaaacgagctgcACGATTTTGAACGAATTACAACATATGTAATAATGTTACCTGACCGGAGTCTCAAacagatgaagcgtattccatttgaggacggacgtatgtggtatatagtaataactttagtgacgatggagcaagaaagaagtttcttcgaaggtaacccagGGTTTTATTAGCTTTGGACGCTATATGTTCTTTATGTTTTTCCAGGACAAAGTGTTAGTTATGTGAACGCCGAGGTACCGGTAAGTTGTGACTGTGAAGAAAGTAAGTTGGACAAGTTGTACTCGACCGAGAAATCCTCATAGACTTGCATTTTTGAATATTTAGTTCCATTTTCCAAATATGACACCAATGAAGTATGTTATTGAGATCAGCCTGCAGAGAATGAATATCATTGTCATTAGATAttttacggtaaatcacacagtcgtcagAGAACAAACAAATTTTGGTAGTAATAGTAGAAGGTgagtcatttatatagattaggaatagcagggggccaagtactgATCCTTGAGGAACACCAGAATCAACTGGTGCAGTGGAAGAATTAACATTGTTAGTGCTGACAAAGTGaacatgagaagaaagaaatgcatGAATCCAGTTTAAAACTGCAGGGTCAACTTTTAGAACACTTAGTTTACATAAGAGCAGGGAATGGTTAACTTTATCAAACGCTTTAGCAAACTCAAGAAATATACAGTCAGTTAAAGAAGCAGAGTTCAAAGATAAATACAAATCGTTAGTAAAAGAAATTAGTTGAGTATCACAAGAAAAAATctttcgaaagccatgctgagtTGAAGAGAAGAAGCTATTATCCTTTAGAAAATTAACAAGATGAGAAAATATTATGTTTCATTATTTTGCATGGTACACATGTGAGAGATATAGGACGATAGTTAGATGGACTATGTTTATCACCGCCTTTATGTCCTGGAATAATCGCAGCAGTTCTCCAGTCTTCAGGTAGTACACCATCTTGATACGATTGTGAAAATATGCATTTAAGGATGATGGAACTGTATTTTTGGTATTCTTCAAAAATGTACTATTAATTCCATCAATACCGTGAGAAGACGTTAGTTTCAGGTTGTCGATAATCGTGACGATGCCATGCTAGTCAAACGTGATGTGATCCATCGCAAAATGATTGTACGACTGAAGCTCAGGACGTTGGGTATAATTAGATGAAGAAAACGACTTAATGAATGTATCATGTAGCACAGTAGAACAAAGATGGTCGGGAACAGGATCGCCGGTGGGTGTAACCGATAATAATTTACTGGTGCTAAGTGGTTTCATTATACTCTAAAAGCGTTTAGGGTTAGTCTTCAGGATATTCGGCAGGGTTACATTGAAGAACGAGGATTTACGAATAAACGAATAAACTACGCATTATGTGTAAATACGTGTTGTACCGAATACGTTAGTTTTTGTGAACGTGCTTTTAGTTTATCTGCTTTTAAATGTGCTTTTGATCGCGTGAATAAACTATTCCACCGATGGAGTGTCGGTGTTTATTTTCTGCTTTGAAGGCTTTAGGCATGGAAAGAATGTATTGGTGCTGAAAACTGTTTATATAAAATATTTAAATTATTTCAGAGGGTTTGAGAGTTATTTTTTTCGAAAATGTGAAAACAAGGACTGTGTTGTTTTGAAAATCTTTCCTGTTGTGGTAGTTTTTTGTGCACTTTGAACTCTTGCCCTCTGTATTCTCAAGTCCCTTGGATTTAGCATTAACAGGTCAATTGACTCGAAGGTCATGCGATTGAATCCCGGATGCTGTTTCTTAATTAGATGTGAAAATACTTGTGGCCGATGTACTTGGATTTAGATGCATGTTGGAGAactccaggtggtggaaatttccagagccatcCTCTACGGCATCCCTCATTATCATGTTGTGGTTTTGAGATGTCACCTTCAAGAGTTATTACTAATAAAGTAATTTTACTGCAAACACGAGGCCACCAATGCTATGCTTGCCTCTAGTAAAGCTTGAAGAATTTTTCGAATGGTAGTATATGACACGACCAGGTGTGTGTTTACAGGTGTTATGAGCAAAAATGTTTTGCCTAAACTTCTGCCCACCACTGGTCTCATCCAAAACTTCATTCTAACATGTCGCGCGAAAGTGCAATGGCATATCTGAGCAGACTGCAAGATATTAACTGCGGAGCATTtcttaagcctgtttcacatgcgagcgaacgagcggcggcggtcgcagcgatgagcggcgggaggacgcgcggacgcacgttcgtttcacatgcaccgctgctgttgcgcgacgccCGCCGCTTTAGCGGGCAGTGTTGTCGGCGAAAGGCGCCGATCAACTgctgttttcagtggtatctgaAAGCCGTGCTCTCCTCCAAGTCTCCTTCATTTGGCGCCTCTGTGCTAcgaggttcatcatcaataggcgctcgacttttacgcgtctgtacactgattgaactagtTTTAACATGTATCTTACAACAAATGAGCAACCTTTGCAGTTACTTTTTGTTTTGTCCTAGCTTTTTCACGTATGATTCTTGTTGCGCGCTCATATAACTGATATAACTGAccatggagaagcaaaaaaaaaaagagtttgcttgtatggttttattatactgctgttccagctaggtgaatgcttaagaactgcgagcgcgttttgcgcagcacttcccatgtttctccaagtcattgcttttgctttcagcgatttaacGTTGGGACACTGAATgaggtttctgtcagcccagtatacacaactcgcaaaatttatacctaaatttttgtacctgttcactcgagtcaaaataagagtttttataaaaactctaaGTAGTAAGCTTCGGCAGTGTTTGTGGTCACCCTTTGGCTCATGCGAACACATCCTTCATTGGGGTTTTCTGAATGGTCTACATATGTTCTGGCGCTCGAATTTGTATGCTTCCACCCTAGAGAGTAAGCCTCTTAGATTTTTCAATAATTCAGTAAAGCACTCCAGAATGAAGAGTTTCATCAACGGCAGGTAGCATAATATACGTGATACGCTCATTGTCCCGGTTCTTTGactgctgtatatacacttgtgcgcggCGCAGGTAAGGGACTACGCAGCAATCCTTGCTTTAGCTTGCATTTGCGTCCATAAATACTGcggtggtgagcaggaaagccgaaGTATCACATCATTTTACACAACACACCTTTGCCGTCAAGACATAGTGACATTCAATTGGTAGCATTCGACCGTGTAATTTAGATGCATGTTTCTAGGCATGTGTTGCTGCCctggtgcctgaaatcaacagctgttcCTCGTTATCTACGCAGTCTGTGTTGTGCTCGCGACCGAACATCTATTTTCGCCTAGCCAGCTGCCCATTCCTGCACTGAATGTCACGGAGAGCAGCTGGCCAGTGTGGCAGGACCTgtcgacagcctgcaaacttgagtGCTCTGCGGTGCATTGCTCAGCCAGGGTTTTAGTGAGAATTCAAGGTGTTGTTGAaggggagaacaaaaataaaggtCCCTGATGAGTGCCTTATTTTCCCGAACCATGACAGGAAGCTTCGCGCCCCTTTTTTGTTGAGTCACATcacgaaattccttttcagtgagCTGTGTGGAATTCCACTTCTCAAGTCCACTACCGTAGAAGCCATCCTTGCTCTCTCGTTCGTGTGAAGCCTTTCATCTCTGCACCGCGACACCAAATGTCatcatttgttaaaccagcaacaaTTGCTACGACATAATAAcgttattgaaataaaaatacTATTATAATAATCTTATTGAAATTAAAGAAGGCACCGCACGCGATTGTCACTACGGCGAAAGCATCGTCGAGAGACgaaaggaaaacagctgcacttcgacttcaccagtgaacatggccagttcaagcCGCGACGTTTACTTTATGGAACTATGCAAGTTCGGCAATTTCTTCCCAAAGAATGCCCTTCTTATGGTTCTTGCGGAAATCCTTCATCTTGACGTCCCAAAGAAGAGATCGTTTCAACACTTCTATCAGCAACTTGTTGAAAGCAGTgcgaaacatttgtgagccggggagaggacggatgtcgtctgctactcagtcggagcgagttgttctgtggaaccagttcctcgcagcgcgcgcgtcaacttctcgactccacccccgtcatcacgtgtcaaacgacgccactggtcgctctgccgCTTGTGCCGCTAACGAATTTTTCGAACTCGGGCGAATTTCACTAGGCCGTCCAGTCGCCGCGGTAAAAACCTGTTTTAGCCTTGCGCGGCAGCTGCCGCTCCActcttggagcaaaatcgctcgcatgtgaaacaggctttaagCCTGTTTCAGGCACCATCTCAGGCACCATGACATCAtctttattgatatgtggggtttaacgtcccaaaaccaccatatgattatgagagacgccgtagtggaggactctgaaaatttcgaccacctggggttctttgacattcacccaaatctgagcacacgagcctacatcatttttgcctgcatcagaaatgcagccgccgcagccgggattcgatcccgcgacctgtgggtcgcagccgtaccttagccactagaccaccatggtggggcacgacatcatcttcaaaaaaaaagcatgccagaaatttttttcctaAATATGCTATAGTAGAGTCAAAGTTAAACGGTAATGACAATGGAGCTGATGCCAGCCTCAATTTTGAGTCGTGTGGCAGCACCACCTGGGAGCATTGCTCGATGAACCCGTTGGCACGCTGTCGAAGCTTTTGTTGAAAACATTTCAACGCAATCTTACACCAGAGTTAACATCAAGTTTCAAAGCAGCAAATGTCACTTGGTCGTGATTCAAGATGGCACAATGCCTGTGCTGCAACAGCTAAACGTTGCAGCCAACAAAACTTTTAAAAGTAACCTTCGAAAGAAGTACATACAGTCGGTGCACATCCTCAACCAGAAGATGATGCCGATGCGCAAGCTGCAGAAAGCGTG
This region includes:
- the LOC142777165 gene encoding uncharacterized protein LOC142777165; the encoded protein is MMHCFTLPLPEATTPRRKRVLSEKSGVYKRCLKKSASPPSHARRLPLDTDSLGLISRFSSQEIPVVLVGLEEILSEPLHVAEARYQQMIQRSEEMRKTALQIIADFWNRDKSQEDSEC